A stretch of DNA from Halobacillus litoralis:
GATATCGAAATTCCAATGGAGGAAGACTGTGACACTTGTGATGGTTCCGGTGCTAAGCTAGGAACATCACCTGAAACTTGCTCCCACTGTCAAGGTTCTGGACAAGTTAATCAAGAACAGAACACACCGTTCGGTCGCGTCGTTAACCGTCGTGTTTGTCACCACTGCCAAGGCACAGGGAAAATCATTAAAGACAAATGTAACACTTGTGGCGGCGATGGCCGTGTGCAAAAACGCAAGAAAATTCATCTCGATATCCCAGCAGGTATTGATGATGGTCAACAAATTCGTGTGCAAGGTAAAGGAGAAGAAGGGGTCAATGGAGGGCCGGCTGGAGACTTGTTTGTAGTCATCCGCGTCCAGCCTCATGAATTCTTCCAACGCGAAGGCGATCACATTTTCTGTGAGATTCCTCTTACCTTTGCACAAGCAGCACTTGGCGATGAAATTGAAGTCCCTACCGTACACGGGAATGTGAAGTTGAAAGTGCCTGCAGGAACGCAAACTGGAAAGACATTCCGTCTGAAAGAAAAAGGTGCACCGAACGTCCACGGCCGTGGCCAGGGTGACCAGCATGTGAAGATGAAAGTCATCACTCCTAAGAATTTGACGGAAAGACAGAAAGAATTGCTGCGTGAATTTAATGATATTAGTGGCAATGATGCAACAGATGAGCAACATGGGAACTTTTTCGAACGTATGAAACGTGCGTTTAAAGGAGACAGCTAAAGCTTAAAAGGAAGGTGTCTGTACGATTGGTTGATGGGTAGTTCATGTAATTTCCCGTTCTCTCGTGCAGGCACTTTTTATCTTGAGAGTCTGGTTAACTATCCATTAGTACTTAGAAAAAATATTGAAGAGGGTGGATCATCAATGAAATGGTCTGAAGTATGTGTCCATACGACAACAGAAGCAATTGAACCGGTATCGAATATTCTCCATGAGTCTGGAGCGAGTGGCGTCGTCATCGAAGACCCGTCAGATATGAAAAGAAAGAAAACGAAACTGGGAGAAATTTATGAATTGAATCCAGACGATTATCCGGCAGAAGGGGTGTATGTTAAGGCCTACCTGCCCATGAATAGTTTTCTTGGTGAAACCGTTGATGGAATTAAGAAAACCGTATCCAACCTGACAGAATTCGGCATTGATATTGGGCATAATCATGTGACGATCAGTGAAATTCATGAAGAAGATTGGGCAACCGCATGGAAAAAATATTATAAACCAGTCAAAATTTCTGAAAAAATCACGATCATCCCGACATGGGAAGACTACACGCCGGTATCCAGTGATGAAATCATTATTGAAATGGACCCTGGAATGGCCTTTGGAACCGGTACGCACCCGACAACAGTTCTTAGCATACAAGCCTTGGAGCAGTACTTAGAAAAAGGAGATAAAGTACTGGATATCGGTGCAGGATCTGGAATACTAAGCGTAGCTTCTGTCCTTTTGGGTGCCGAGCATGCTTATGCTTATGATCTTGATGATGTAGCCGTTTCGAGTACAAAGAACAACGCTGCTTTAAATGGTGTGGAAGATAGAGTGACGTCTAAACTTAATGACCTTCTTGAGGGAGTAGACTGGGAAGCAGATTTAATCGTGTCGAATATTTTGGCGGAGATTATCATCAAATTCACAGATGATGCCTACCGTGTCGTCAAGCCTGGAGGATATTTCATTACGTGCGGGATTATTTCTGGTCGTAAGGAAATGGTTCGAGAGCAGTTGATCCAATCAGGTTTTGAGATTGTCGAGACGAACAAAATGGAAGACTGGGTCAGCATCATTGCTAAAAAACCGGAGTGATTGAATGCAACGTTATTTTGTTGATCAAGAATGTTGGAACGGGGACACTGTTTATGTGAATGGGGAAGATACTCATCATATTGTTAGAGTGATGAGAATGAAGGAAGGGGACAACCTAGTAGCTATCCACCCAGAAAGAGGCCCCGCTTTATGCGAAATCACGAAAGTGGCAGAGGACGTTGTTCATTGTAATGTTGTTACATGGATGGAGGAAGACCGGGAGCTTCCTGTCCATGTGACAATTGTAGCGAGCCTTGGTAAAGGGGATAAGCTGGAGCAAATTGTCCAAAAAGGGACAGAGCTTGGTGCTTCTGCCTTCATCCCCTATCAAGCCGATCGTTCCGTTGCCAAATGGGATAATAAAAAAGCTGATAAAAAGATCCAGAGATTACAGAAAATATCTAAAGAAGCGAGTGAACAGTCTGAACGAAACATCGTTCCAGAGATTCAATCTGTTCATACTCTTCATCAGCTTTTGGAAATAAAAAAGAACTATGACCATTGTTTGTTTGGATATGCAGAAAGTGCGAGGCAGGAAAATCCCCATTTGTTAAGTGAAGCTTTCGAATCATTAAAGCGGGAGGAAACTGTTTTAGTGGTATTCGGACCTGAAGGTGGATTTTCTGAAAATGAAGTGGGAAAACTATTACACCAAGGGTTCAAATCGATTCGATTAGGCCCGCGAATTTTACGAATGGAAACAGCTCCTCTTTATTTCCTATCCAGTCTCTCTTATAAATTGGAAGAAGTTTGAAATATCAGGGTGAGCTCGCATTTTAATCGCTTTCATGCTAAGATAGAAGAGATGTACGAACAACTTAAACTTGAAAGGACGATCTACAAATGGAACAAAATCTAGCTAAAATGATTGATCATACACAGCTTAAACCAGATACACCGAAAGATAAAATTACACAGATTTGCAAGGAAGCTAAAGAACAAAATTTTGCTTCCGTATGTGTCAACCCTCACTGGGTATCATACTGCGCAGAGCAACTAGAAGGAACAGATGTGAAGGTTTGTACAGTCATTGGTTTTCCACTAGGGGCGACAACGAAAGAAACGAAAGCCTTTGAAACAAAGCAAGCGATCGAAAAAGGCGCAACTGAAGTTGATATGGTGATCAATATCGGTGAGTTGAAATCAGGGAACAAAGAACTTGTTCAACAAGATATCGAAGCAGTCGTTCGTGAAGCGGAAGGGAAAGCTATTGTTAAGGTAATCATTGAGACTTCCCTACTTACGGAAGATGAGAAAGTTACAGCATCTGAACTGGCAAAAGCTGCAGGGGCAGATTTTGTTAAAACATCTACTGGTTTCTCTGGTGGAGGCGCAACGGTTGAGGATATCAGCCTAATGCGTAAAACAGTTGGACCAGACATGGGTGTGAAAGCTTCCGGCGGAGTGCGTGATTACGAAGGTGCAAAAGCAATGATCGAAGCTGGCGCTACTCGAATCGGTGCAAGCTCAGGAATCGCTATCGTAAACCACGAACAAGGAACTTCTGATTATTAATTAACTGAAAGAAGCCATCTCCAGAAGGAGATGGCTTCTTTTTATTAGTTTCCGCCTTTATTAAAGAATAAGGCAGGATCGTGGAAAACTTAGTTTGGAGATGTTTGTGTGCTTTTAGGGGCACCGGGAAACAGTTCACTTGCCTGATGTAGTGCGCTTTGTACAAAAGGCGTAGTGATTGTGGAAGACAATCCTGCGCGGTAGAGGGGTTCGTTTCGCTCTTACATCAAATGGGGGTGGTT
This window harbors:
- the dnaJ gene encoding molecular chaperone DnaJ: MSKRDYYEVLGVSKDASKDEIKKAYRKLARKYHPDVSEEENASEKFKEAKEAYETLSDQQKRAQYDQFGHAGPNQGGFGGFGGGAEDFGGFGDIFDMFFGGGGRRRDPNAPRKGADLQYTMTLQFEESIFGKSTDIEIPMEEDCDTCDGSGAKLGTSPETCSHCQGSGQVNQEQNTPFGRVVNRRVCHHCQGTGKIIKDKCNTCGGDGRVQKRKKIHLDIPAGIDDGQQIRVQGKGEEGVNGGPAGDLFVVIRVQPHEFFQREGDHIFCEIPLTFAQAALGDEIEVPTVHGNVKLKVPAGTQTGKTFRLKEKGAPNVHGRGQGDQHVKMKVITPKNLTERQKELLREFNDISGNDATDEQHGNFFERMKRAFKGDS
- the prmA gene encoding 50S ribosomal protein L11 methyltransferase, with product MKWSEVCVHTTTEAIEPVSNILHESGASGVVIEDPSDMKRKKTKLGEIYELNPDDYPAEGVYVKAYLPMNSFLGETVDGIKKTVSNLTEFGIDIGHNHVTISEIHEEDWATAWKKYYKPVKISEKITIIPTWEDYTPVSSDEIIIEMDPGMAFGTGTHPTTVLSIQALEQYLEKGDKVLDIGAGSGILSVASVLLGAEHAYAYDLDDVAVSSTKNNAALNGVEDRVTSKLNDLLEGVDWEADLIVSNILAEIIIKFTDDAYRVVKPGGYFITCGIISGRKEMVREQLIQSGFEIVETNKMEDWVSIIAKKPE
- a CDS encoding 16S rRNA (uracil(1498)-N(3))-methyltransferase, which codes for MQRYFVDQECWNGDTVYVNGEDTHHIVRVMRMKEGDNLVAIHPERGPALCEITKVAEDVVHCNVVTWMEEDRELPVHVTIVASLGKGDKLEQIVQKGTELGASAFIPYQADRSVAKWDNKKADKKIQRLQKISKEASEQSERNIVPEIQSVHTLHQLLEIKKNYDHCLFGYAESARQENPHLLSEAFESLKREETVLVVFGPEGGFSENEVGKLLHQGFKSIRLGPRILRMETAPLYFLSSLSYKLEEV
- the deoC gene encoding deoxyribose-phosphate aldolase, coding for MEQNLAKMIDHTQLKPDTPKDKITQICKEAKEQNFASVCVNPHWVSYCAEQLEGTDVKVCTVIGFPLGATTKETKAFETKQAIEKGATEVDMVINIGELKSGNKELVQQDIEAVVREAEGKAIVKVIIETSLLTEDEKVTASELAKAAGADFVKTSTGFSGGGATVEDISLMRKTVGPDMGVKASGGVRDYEGAKAMIEAGATRIGASSGIAIVNHEQGTSDY